Genomic DNA from uncultured Acetobacterium sp.:
GCACAATCAGAAACATGCTTTGGTCAAATCCCGATGACACCGTTTCAAATATTTCAATTGAAGGGCTAACTTTAAAATCTGAAAACACAATTGTAGGTGTTGATTATTACGAAAATAGTATGGTCAGCAATGTCCAAGGAATGTACTTTCAAGGCGTTGAGACGATGAAAATTAGTGATGTTTTTATGGATAATGTCTATGTCGGTTTGAAATTATCCCAGACCGGTAGTCTTAAAAATAAGGATATAAAGGTAAGTAATTTACGAATAGACAATTCTGGGATGCCAATACAGATTTCTGGCACCAATGGCTTTAGTATGGTTGATAGTATCCTGAATTCAAATAATGGAGGGACGAAATGGCTGCATTCTGCATATCTGAGAGGTGACAACAGTAATTTTTATTTTAATAATGTTGAGTTCAACAATGCGTCTGGAGGAGGAATAGCAATTGCTGGAAATCCACAGTATAGTAATGCACCTGAAAACATGATTTTTAAAGACTGTCGTATCAAAGATAGCGTTGTTGGCGTTCATATCAATAGTGGCGCCAATAACATAACAATATCTGGCTTGGTTATCGAGGGGAGCAGTTTGGGCTTCAAAATCAACGAAGCATCTGAATTAACCATTGATGGTGTGAGCATCAGTGGATCAAAATGGAATGAGAATGACCATGGCGGCTTTAGTATTGAAAATGTTAAGCAATCATCAATTTCAAATGTTACAATTGATGCTACCGATATAACAGAATCCCTATGTTTGTTGATTGGAAATATTGAAGATTTGAAGTTGTCTTCGTTTGAAGATAACAACGTTAAAAAAATTCCCTTATACAGTGTTAACAGCACTGCAAAAATAAAGAATCTGATTATTGAGTAAGTGTATTAAATAATTGCATTGAATAATAAAAAAATTATAAATAAAAAGTTCTGATAATGGCATTTTAGAAATACTATCAAATCAATGAGCTAAGGTGACATCAATTTATGATGTTTTAGGAGGACGACAACAATGACAGAGAAAATCTATCTGGCATCGCCACACATGAGTGATGAAGGATTTGAAATGGAATATATCAAGGAAGCTTTTGCTACCAATTGGATCGCACCGCTGGGTCCAAACGTGAATGAATTCGAAAAGGAATTTGCGTCAAAAGTTGGAGCTAAATATGCAGCGGCAGTGAATACCGGCACTGCAGCGATTCATCTAGCATTGAGAGCGGTTGGTGTTGGGGAAGGTGATATTGTTTTTTGTCCATCCCTCACTTTTTCAGCAACTGTCAATCCAATTATTTATGAAAAGGCGATTCCGGTATTTATCGATAGTGACGAAGAAACCTGGAACATGTGTCCGATTGCATTGGAAGAGGCTTTTCAGAAATATCCCCAGGTAAAAGCTGTGATTGTTGTTCATCTTTACGGTTTATCAGCCGATATGGATAAAATCATGGCGATCTGCAATCGTTATGGGGTAACAGTAATCGAAGATGCTGCTGAATCTCTGGGAACCTTATACAAAGGCAGACAGACAGGCACCTTTGGTGAGTATGGCGTATTTAGTTTTAATGGAAATAAGATTATAACCACTTCTGGTGGTGGGATGCTGGTTTCAGATAATCAAGCAAAAATTGAAAAGGTACGGTTCTGGTCGACCCAATCCCGAGATTCGGCAAGGCATTATCAGCATAGTGAATTAGGTTTCAATTATCGAATGAGTAATATTTCTGCCGGTATCGGCCGCGGGCAATTAAAAGTGCTGGATCAAAGAGTTGCCAAGAAAAAATACATATTTGAATTTTACAAAAGAGAACTGGAGCAATTGCCCGGGATTCAGTTTATGCCGATCAATCATTGGAATGATCCAAATTACTGGTTGAGTTGTATAACCTTAGATAGCTCAATTAAACCGCTGGATATAATGGCGGCTCTAGAAGAAGAAAATATTGAATCGCGACCACTCTGGAAACCCATGCACCAGCAACCTTTTTTTGAGTGGTGTGACTATATCGGGGGAACGGTATCGGAAAAGCTGTTTAAATCAGGTGTTTGCTTGCCCTCTGATACAAAGATGACAGATGCGGACCAGAAACGAATCTGTCAAATTATTAAAGGATTGTGATTGACGATGATCTATAAAAGATTTATAAAAAGACCGATGGATTTTTGTTTATCTTTTGCAGCAATCATGGTTCTCTCACCAGTGTTTTTGGTTTTAGTTCTGATGATCAGAAGAAAATTGGGCAGTCCGGTATTATTCAAACAAAAAAGACCTGGCTTAAATGAAAACATCTTTACACTTTATAAGTTTAGAACCATGACTGATCAGCGAGATGAAAAAGGTGAACTATTACCTGATGATAAGCGATTGACCAAGTTTGGCAATTTTTTAAGATCCACCAGTTTGGATGAGCTACCGGAACTTGTAAATGTGGTTAAAGGGGATATGGCCGTCATAGGTCCACGGCCTTTACTAGTACAATACTTGTCACTTTATAATAAAAAACAAAAAAGAAGGCATGAGGTCAGGCCGGGATTGTCTGGCTTGGCTCAAGTAAATGGGCGGAATGCCATTAGCTGGGAAGCAAAATTCGATCTGGACGTAGATTACGTCGACTCAATTAGCTTTGTGGGGGATTGGAAAATTATATTATTAACGTTAAAAAAAGTCTTCAAACGAGAAGGAATAAATGCGAATGACTCAACCACAATGGAGTTGTTTCAGGGAACAAGAATAGAAGAGTAAGAAGTTTGCTAAAAATTTCACGACACTAATCGAAAGGAGACATGGCATTGTGAAGAAAAAACTAATGATCATCGGGGCAAGTGGACACGGAAAAGTCGTCGTCGATATTGCAATAAGAATGAATAAGTGGAAAAATATTGTGTTTCTGGATGATGATGCATCAATTACTGAGTGTATGGGACTCAATGTTGTGGGAAAAACAGAGGATGCTTTAAAATTTGCAAATGATGCTGATATTTTTGTAGCCGTTGGAAACAATGAAATTAGAGAGCATGTTCAAAATAATCTTGAATCAGCTGGGATTGAGTTACCATTGTTAATTCATCCTGCGGCAACGATTGGCGCTAAGGTGGAAATTGGGGTTGGTTCGGTTATTATGGCAGGTGTTGTAATTAACAGTGCTACTCAAATAGGCAAAGGTTGTATTATCAATACTGCGGCAACAGTAGACCACGATAATCGCATTGCAGACTTTGTTCATGTATCGCCCGGGGCACATTTGGCAGGAATGGTGGAAATTGGCAAAAAAACCTGGATTGGAATTGGCAGTATCATCAGCAATAATCTGACCATTACCGGAAACTGTAAAATTGGAGCTGGTGCGGTTGTGGTAAAAGACATATCCGAATCTGGAACCTATGTGGGAGTTCCGGCAAGGAGTATCCGGTGATGAAAAAAACGGTCTGGATTTGGAATCATTATGCTACTAGCATGTATAAGGATCGTGCCGGCAGGCATTACTCTTTTGCCGAAAATTTAATCAAAAGAGGTTATAAACCAATCATTTTCTGCGCCTCAACCAATCATTTTTCAAATGAAAATATTGAAATAATGAATAAAAAATATATCGTCGATACAATTGATGAAATCACTTTTGTGATCGTAAAAACACCTGGTTACGTTGGAAATGCAAAAAAAAGACTGCAAAACATGCTGACCTTTTATAAAAACCTTTTCCCAGTAGCAAGAGAATATGCCAAGAAAAATGGAAAACCGGATGTAATCCTGGCTTCAAGTGTTCATCCTCTCACTTTGATTGCGGGGATTAAGATTGCGAGGAAGTTTGGAATCCCGTGCATTTGCGAAGTGCGGGATCTATGGCCAGAAAGTATTGTGGCCTATGGTGGTTTAAAAAGAACCAGCTTTATTGCGAAAATCCTTTATCGCGGTGAGAAATGGATTTATAAAAAAGCAGATAAACTTATCTTTACCATGGAAGGTGGCTCAGATTACATCATTGAACGAGGGTGGAACAAACAAAATAGCGGTTCCATAGATCTTGAAAAAGTACATCACATAAATAATGGCGTCGATCTGGAAGCCTTTAAGAATAATCAAATTGTTTATAAATTTGAAGACCTGGATTTAGACAATGAAAGAACCTTTAAAGTGATTTATACCGGGTCAATTCGTCTTGTGAATCATGTAAAAACCATTATTGATACCGCTCAAGTTGTTAAAAACAAGTCTGCCAATGAGATCATCTTCATTATTTATGGCGATGGCAGCGATCGAAAAAACCTGGAAGACTTCTGTAAAGAGAAAAATATTAATAATGTTGTATTCAAAGGCTATGTCAATAAAAATAGAATTCCTTATGTTTTGAGCAAGTCAAATCTGAATATCATCCACTTTGAGGACAATCAGATAAAAAAATACGGGGCAAGCCTCAATAA
This window encodes:
- a CDS encoding glycosyl hydrolase family 28-related protein, whose translation is MSKLTISVLILIVISATVLAFNFISPAKLDSSEKLSSNPNQIKEVEVPTDKIINAKDYGAKGDGLTDDTAALQDAIDESSKEKALLVIPESEQPYLITKQLIISKDVHIRGYGAILFMAPEESTIRNMLWSNPDDTVSNISIEGLTLKSENTIVGVDYYENSMVSNVQGMYFQGVETMKISDVFMDNVYVGLKLSQTGSLKNKDIKVSNLRIDNSGMPIQISGTNGFSMVDSILNSNNGGTKWLHSAYLRGDNSNFYFNNVEFNNASGGGIAIAGNPQYSNAPENMIFKDCRIKDSVVGVHINSGANNITISGLVIEGSSLGFKINEASELTIDGVSISGSKWNENDHGGFSIENVKQSSISNVTIDATDITESLCLLIGNIEDLKLSSFEDNNVKKIPLYSVNSTAKIKNLIIE
- a CDS encoding DegT/DnrJ/EryC1/StrS family aminotransferase — translated: MTEKIYLASPHMSDEGFEMEYIKEAFATNWIAPLGPNVNEFEKEFASKVGAKYAAAVNTGTAAIHLALRAVGVGEGDIVFCPSLTFSATVNPIIYEKAIPVFIDSDEETWNMCPIALEEAFQKYPQVKAVIVVHLYGLSADMDKIMAICNRYGVTVIEDAAESLGTLYKGRQTGTFGEYGVFSFNGNKIITTSGGGMLVSDNQAKIEKVRFWSTQSRDSARHYQHSELGFNYRMSNISAGIGRGQLKVLDQRVAKKKYIFEFYKRELEQLPGIQFMPINHWNDPNYWLSCITLDSSIKPLDIMAALEEENIESRPLWKPMHQQPFFEWCDYIGGTVSEKLFKSGVCLPSDTKMTDADQKRICQIIKGL
- a CDS encoding sugar transferase is translated as MDFCLSFAAIMVLSPVFLVLVLMIRRKLGSPVLFKQKRPGLNENIFTLYKFRTMTDQRDEKGELLPDDKRLTKFGNFLRSTSLDELPELVNVVKGDMAVIGPRPLLVQYLSLYNKKQKRRHEVRPGLSGLAQVNGRNAISWEAKFDLDVDYVDSISFVGDWKIILLTLKKVFKREGINANDSTTMELFQGTRIEE
- a CDS encoding acetyltransferase, whose translation is MKKKLMIIGASGHGKVVVDIAIRMNKWKNIVFLDDDASITECMGLNVVGKTEDALKFANDADIFVAVGNNEIREHVQNNLESAGIELPLLIHPAATIGAKVEIGVGSVIMAGVVINSATQIGKGCIINTAATVDHDNRIADFVHVSPGAHLAGMVEIGKKTWIGIGSIISNNLTITGNCKIGAGAVVVKDISESGTYVGVPARSIR
- a CDS encoding glycosyltransferase family 4 protein — encoded protein: MKKTVWIWNHYATSMYKDRAGRHYSFAENLIKRGYKPIIFCASTNHFSNENIEIMNKKYIVDTIDEITFVIVKTPGYVGNAKKRLQNMLTFYKNLFPVAREYAKKNGKPDVILASSVHPLTLIAGIKIARKFGIPCICEVRDLWPESIVAYGGLKRTSFIAKILYRGEKWIYKKADKLIFTMEGGSDYIIERGWNKQNSGSIDLEKVHHINNGVDLEAFKNNQIVYKFEDLDLDNERTFKVIYTGSIRLVNHVKTIIDTAQVVKNKSANEIIFIIYGDGSDRKNLEDFCKEKNINNVVFKGYVNKNRIPYVLSKSNLNIIHFEDNQIKKYGASLNKMFEYFASGKPTVSDCEFGYDLIKKYNCGMVVDHADPEQLAKIIIEFSNMPKNQYEQYCKNAVTAANDYDYQRLTEKLIELI